Below is a window of Rhea pennata isolate bPtePen1 chromosome 2, bPtePen1.pri, whole genome shotgun sequence DNA.
cgcccgcgccgcccgccgcagcaGGTGCGTgtgcccgcgccgcggcgcgcgtGTCTCCGTGGGGAGCTCTGCGGGTGCGTGTCGGGGGTGCCGCGGGGGGTCTGGGTCTCCGGACGTGCGCCTGTCTCTGTGCGAGGGTGCTTTTGTGCGTGTCTCTGTGTGCGCCTGTCTAGATGCGCGTGTGTGTCTGGCTGCGTGAGGGTGTGCGAATATCTAGACACGTGTGTAGCTGTACGTATGTGGAGAGAGGTACCCACATGTAGGTGCGTGCACACTCCATACGTGTCCAGCTGTACGTGCAGTGTGTGTAACTAGATGAGTAcgtgtggggaggggggcaacCTGCATGTGTGCGCACAGCTGGATGGGCAGGGAGCAGTATGTGTGAAGGTGTGCATATCGAGGTGCGTATGGATCCATAGGGGTGAAGGGGGCTGCATGCATCTATATGTGTCTGTATGCATATGGGGGCTGTGCATATGGCTAGACGTCTATGTATACAGGTATGTGCGCGGGTGTGTATATCTGTGTCTGTCGGTGCggagggggtgtgtgtgtgactAGACGCGTGTGCATACCTGTACGTGCGAGGGTGCGTACATCCAGGTGCGCACGTACCGGCGGGTGGGTGCACGGGGCCTGTCCCCCGACGGCGGTGTCCCCCCACGCCCCGCTCCCACCGCAGGTGGCCGCAGCCCGCCCGCAGGACGTCGAGGCGGCGATGAGACTCCCGCTGGCTTTCGCCGTGCTCCTCCTCGCCTCGGCGCAGGGGCTGGCCGAGGAGATCGGCGCCACCGATGACCTCAGCTACTGGTCCGACTGGTCCGAGGGCGAGCAGGGCAAGGTgagcgcgggggcggcggcgcggcgcggcgcggggccggcgggcgccccgtcggcgcggggccgcgctgagcgccgcgccgctgctCGCCCGCAGGAGGAGCTGCCGCTGCCCTTCGAGCACTTGCTGCAGAGGATCGCCCGGAGACCGCGGCCCCAGCAGTTCTTCGGCCTCATGGGCAAGCGGGATGCCGGTgagcgggccgggggcggcgggcgcttCCCACCAGCGACCCCAGCGCTGGAGCCGGTCGCTCGCCGCTCCGGGGGAATCTTCCTCGGAAGTCGCGGGTTTTTtcaccctcctcccctcccgccgCTTTCGTACAAGACAAACCCATCGGCTGGAAAATAACCAATAGTAAAATTGCACAGCGAAGTTAAAAGTGCACACTAATTATAGCATGTAAATACATACCCGCAAAAAATATCCACGGGCCAGCAAACACGCCGCTAAATGACCGGGTGTGGAAACAGTATGATTACTGCCATGTAATACCGTGTACAATTATTGCCATCTCTTCTAATTTTAAGTGTGTCCTGAACTGAAAATCGGTCAGAGTAACCTGGATCTAAACAGATCTAAACTGTgtgtttttaactgaaatgacaCTTTC
It encodes the following:
- the TAC1 gene encoding protachykinin-1 isoform X1; this encodes MRLPLAFAVLLLASAQGLAEEIGATDDLSYWSDWSEGEQGKEELPLPFEHLLQRIARRPRPQQFFGLMGKRDAGYGQISHKRSSERSIAQIYERRRK
- the TAC1 gene encoding protachykinin-1 isoform X2 encodes the protein MRLPLAFAVLLLASAQGLAEEIGATDDLSYWSDWSEGEQGKEELPLPFEHLLQRIARRPRPQQFFGLMGKRDAGYGQISHKRHKTDSFVGLMGKRSLNSGSSERSIAQIYERRRK